One Thalassotalea atypica DNA window includes the following coding sequences:
- a CDS encoding thiamine pyrophosphate-dependent dehydrogenase E1 component subunit alpha, translating into MNTDIYKEGPVVHSPAFIDGHSVEIPILKILKQDGTTYPDAQLPELEQALAVKAYEALVFHRVLDERMIASQRQGRLSFYMSALGEEATTVGGAAALEDQDMIMAQYREQGCLIFRGFALEDFMNQMFSNEKDLGKGRQMPIHYGSNELNYMTISSPLGTQIPQAAGYAYGQKLQGKDAVTICYFGEGAASEGDFHAGLNMAAVHKAPVIFFCRNNGYAISTPSDEQYVGNGIASRGVGYGIKTIRIDGNDILAVIKAVQLARQHALESEEPVIIEAMSYRLGAHSTSDDPSGYRTKEEEAKWQEHDPIARFKSWMIAQGWWSEAQENEIFARLREEILAAVKVAEKIDKPPVEDLVTDVYAEVPKHLQDQLDELKEHIKKYPEAYPFTAGRI; encoded by the coding sequence ATGAACACTGATATTTATAAAGAAGGGCCAGTGGTTCACTCGCCAGCTTTTATTGATGGTCATTCAGTAGAAATTCCAATCCTTAAAATCCTTAAACAAGATGGTACAACCTATCCTGATGCACAATTGCCAGAATTAGAGCAAGCATTAGCTGTTAAGGCGTATGAAGCGCTAGTTTTTCATCGTGTGTTAGATGAACGAATGATAGCCTCGCAGCGTCAGGGTCGTTTAAGTTTTTATATGAGTGCTTTAGGCGAAGAAGCCACTACTGTGGGAGGGGCAGCTGCGTTGGAAGATCAAGACATGATCATGGCGCAGTACCGTGAGCAAGGTTGCCTGATTTTCCGTGGTTTCGCCTTAGAAGATTTCATGAACCAAATGTTCTCTAACGAGAAAGACTTGGGTAAAGGTCGCCAAATGCCTATTCACTACGGCAGTAATGAGTTGAACTACATGACCATTTCATCACCACTAGGTACACAAATTCCGCAAGCAGCAGGTTATGCTTACGGTCAAAAACTGCAAGGTAAAGATGCAGTGACTATTTGTTATTTTGGTGAAGGAGCTGCGTCAGAAGGGGATTTCCATGCTGGCCTGAATATGGCAGCGGTGCACAAAGCACCGGTGATATTCTTCTGTAGAAATAACGGTTATGCCATTTCAACGCCGTCTGACGAGCAATATGTGGGTAACGGTATCGCCTCTCGTGGTGTCGGTTACGGCATTAAAACAATTCGAATTGATGGCAATGATATTTTAGCTGTCATTAAAGCTGTGCAGTTAGCTCGTCAACATGCCCTCGAAAGCGAAGAGCCCGTTATCATTGAAGCCATGTCTTACCGCTTAGGTGCGCATTCTACCTCAGACGACCCATCCGGATATCGCACCAAAGAAGAAGAAGCAAAATGGCAAGAGCATGATCCTATTGCTCGCTTTAAATCTTGGATGATCGCTCAAGGTTGGTGGAGTGAAGCACAAGAAAATGAAATATTTGCGCGCTTACGTGAAGAAATATTAGCTGCTGTAAAAGTTGCTGAAAAAATTGATAAACCGCCAGTTGAAGATCTAGTGACTGATGTATATGCCGAAGTGCCTAAGCATCTTCAAGATCAATTGGATGAGCTTAAAGAGCACATCAAGAAATACCCAGAAGCCTATCCATTTACAGCGGGGAGAATTTAA
- a CDS encoding alpha-ketoacid dehydrogenase subunit beta, which yields MAQMNLLHAINNALDIAMAEDDSTLCFGEDVGHFGGVFRATSGLQEKYGKARCFNTPLVEQGIMGFANGLAAQGSRPIAEIQFADYIFPAFDQIVNESAKFRYRSGNQFDVGRLTIRTPYGGGIAGGLYHSQSPEAYFAHTPGLKVVVPRNPYQAKGLLLASIRDDNPVIFFEPKRLYRASVGEVPEDDYQLPLGKAEVVKTGADISLLAWGAQMEIIEKAAEMAEAEGISCEVLDLRSILPWDVETIANSVMKTGRLLISHEAPLTAGFAGEIAATIQSECFLHLESPIARVCGVDTPYPLSLEREHMADHLKVFEAIKRTVNF from the coding sequence ATGGCACAGATGAACTTATTACACGCGATTAATAATGCACTCGATATTGCCATGGCTGAAGATGATTCAACCCTTTGTTTTGGTGAAGATGTTGGTCATTTTGGCGGCGTATTCCGCGCAACCAGTGGATTACAAGAGAAATATGGCAAAGCACGCTGTTTCAATACCCCGCTAGTTGAACAAGGTATCATGGGATTTGCCAATGGTTTAGCGGCGCAAGGCTCACGCCCCATCGCCGAAATCCAGTTTGCTGATTACATTTTCCCAGCATTTGATCAAATTGTTAATGAATCAGCTAAATTTAGGTACCGCAGTGGTAACCAATTTGACGTTGGACGATTAACCATTCGTACCCCATACGGTGGCGGTATCGCTGGTGGCTTATACCACAGTCAATCACCAGAAGCTTATTTTGCTCATACACCAGGCTTAAAAGTGGTTGTGCCGCGTAATCCTTATCAAGCAAAAGGCTTGTTGTTAGCGTCTATTCGCGATGATAACCCTGTTATTTTCTTTGAACCAAAACGTTTATACCGCGCCTCGGTAGGTGAAGTACCAGAAGATGATTATCAATTACCACTGGGTAAAGCTGAAGTGGTTAAAACGGGGGCTGACATCAGTCTATTAGCTTGGGGCGCTCAGATGGAAATCATCGAAAAAGCGGCAGAAATGGCTGAAGCTGAAGGTATCTCTTGTGAAGTGCTTGATTTACGCAGCATCCTACCTTGGGATGTAGAAACGATTGCCAACTCAGTAATGAAAACGGGTCGTTTATTAATTAGCCACGAAGCACCTTTAACGGCAGGTTTTGCTGGTGAGATTGCAGCGACGATTCAAAGTGAGTGCTTTTTACATTTAGAGTCGCCCATAGCTCGTGTTTGTGGTGTTGATACACCGTACCCACTATCACTAGAGCGTGAACATATGGCAGACCATTTGAAAGTGTTTGAAGCGATAAAACGAACAGTAAATTTTTAG
- a CDS encoding dihydrolipoyllysine-residue acetyltransferase, with the protein MSIDFILPDIGEGIVECELVEWLVTEGERIEEDQPVADVMTDKALVQIPAMHSGVVEKLYYQKGDIAKVHQPLFAMTPDGEAVAAPVESVVEDSVDSAPVNGGGTQVEDFILPDIGEGIVECELVEWLVGEGDEIEEDQPVADVMTDKALVQIPAMHSGKVVKLYYAKGEIAKVHAPLFAIERISDGNVMPSTTMPVASKNEPAKASPAEKSATNAQATTPVKAKEGNSKAIASPAVRRVARELGVNIHQVPGSGKKGRVYKEDVISFNDNGAVVVTEETIVTAAAPVIGGTRVEPIRGVKAAMAKAMVASVSSIPHFTYCEEIDMTDLIALRVKLKEKYAKQDIKLTMMPFFMKAMSLALKEFPVVNAQVNDDCTELTYFDDHNIGMAVDSKVGLLVPNVKQVQTKTIIDLAQDITRLTNDARSGRVSPDDIKGGTISISNIGALGGTVATPIINKPEVAIVALGKLQKLPRFDDQGNVVARSIMQVSWSGDHRVIDGGTIARFSNLWKSYLEDPSSMLVAMS; encoded by the coding sequence ATGAGTATAGATTTTATTTTACCTGACATTGGCGAAGGCATCGTTGAATGTGAGCTAGTTGAATGGTTAGTGACTGAAGGTGAACGTATCGAAGAAGATCAGCCTGTTGCTGATGTTATGACTGACAAAGCACTAGTCCAAATCCCTGCTATGCATTCTGGCGTAGTTGAGAAGTTATATTACCAAAAAGGCGACATTGCTAAAGTACACCAGCCACTATTTGCGATGACACCTGACGGAGAAGCCGTTGCTGCACCAGTTGAGTCTGTTGTTGAAGATTCAGTTGATTCAGCGCCTGTTAATGGGGGAGGCACTCAAGTGGAAGACTTTATCTTGCCTGATATTGGTGAAGGTATTGTTGAATGCGAACTGGTTGAGTGGCTGGTTGGTGAAGGTGATGAAATTGAAGAAGATCAACCTGTTGCTGATGTAATGACCGATAAAGCGCTGGTACAAATTCCTGCTATGCATTCAGGTAAAGTGGTTAAGCTTTACTACGCCAAAGGTGAAATAGCAAAAGTACACGCTCCTTTATTTGCCATAGAACGTATAAGTGATGGTAACGTGATGCCGTCAACAACTATGCCAGTGGCTTCTAAAAATGAACCTGCTAAAGCATCCCCAGCAGAAAAATCTGCTACTAATGCGCAAGCTACAACACCAGTTAAAGCAAAAGAAGGTAACTCTAAAGCCATCGCTAGCCCAGCCGTTAGACGCGTAGCCCGTGAATTAGGGGTTAACATTCATCAAGTGCCTGGCAGCGGTAAAAAAGGCCGTGTGTATAAAGAAGATGTGATTTCGTTTAATGATAATGGTGCTGTTGTGGTTACTGAAGAAACGATAGTCACAGCAGCTGCGCCTGTTATTGGTGGCACTCGAGTTGAGCCTATACGTGGCGTAAAAGCCGCTATGGCGAAAGCTATGGTTGCTTCTGTTTCATCTATTCCGCATTTCACTTATTGCGAAGAAATAGACATGACTGATTTGATTGCACTACGCGTTAAGTTAAAAGAGAAGTACGCTAAGCAGGACATTAAATTGACGATGATGCCATTCTTTATGAAAGCAATGTCATTAGCGTTAAAAGAGTTCCCTGTTGTTAATGCTCAGGTGAACGATGACTGCACTGAATTGACCTATTTTGACGATCATAATATTGGCATGGCAGTAGATTCAAAAGTTGGCTTGCTAGTGCCTAATGTTAAGCAAGTGCAAACTAAAACCATCATTGACTTAGCACAAGACATTACGCGTTTGACCAATGATGCACGCTCTGGCCGTGTTAGTCCGGACGACATTAAAGGCGGCACAATTTCAATATCTAACATTGGTGCGTTAGGTGGTACGGTTGCTACACCGATCATTAATAAACCAGAAGTTGCTATTGTTGCACTAGGTAAATTGCAAAAACTTCCTCGTTTTGATGATCAAGGAAATGTAGTTGCACGTTCAATTATGCAAGTGAGCTGGTCTGGCGATCATCGTGTGATAGATGGCGGGACCATTGCTCGTTTTAGCAATCTTTGGAAGTCATACCTAGAAGATCCAAGCTCAATGTTAGTGGCGATGAGCTAA
- a CDS encoding protein kinase domain-containing protein, producing the protein MAEKKLQHFYIAEEQSIYLLSQKDATKLKRWVELCKQQLSLLGYQNIELVGKGAYGFVFSGEDEQQHQFVFKFSRINLPQHVQDRLEEEADIQQHLHHSRIPQVIEYRKIKRQCILQMTRAPGINLEEYSHLHGPLLPELVVNIAIQLGEILIYLRNSSLHSTNKPYVHGDIKPSNVVYDESTDKVYLVDWGSSVAAQQDVNGQSTATNVMDLMSSDLQNSNARLGDVYFIGPEQLNGGLSSPRFDEQGLAATLYALASGQSCRYGKDVISASALGLPRVLAKMIDGMLSGNDQTRARAGDYFFNNLHYLKQLVLAKPKAIVPSEPMIPVWCKSTLDDELIDTVVYGSRKSFLREQSEGEALSTVDDVQLEKYYKNYLMGMGDTEKAFIAAVSRLGNFPVVGGLAIRWEKDGVYIDSNLTMFNPSLKASFHSAVNNMVHLAQGIFRVGMFKSCLFNARNTLHVERDNEKESFVPTFEQFIPFDVSVVPELDDITKLHSYFEDGKDPDEYLYLPDVIMAELAKLNLIHHTGCIIFEVLPTHLKIHSYLMLLNHEKREEFAQCLDNIMKLLPTIKGNGISGFMKLPYKDTRFFEHLNTLPEKYYPKNPRKVIND; encoded by the coding sequence TTGGCCGAGAAAAAGTTGCAACACTTTTATATTGCTGAAGAGCAATCTATTTATTTATTGAGCCAGAAAGACGCAACCAAACTTAAACGCTGGGTTGAACTCTGCAAACAGCAATTATCGTTATTGGGTTATCAAAATATTGAACTGGTCGGTAAAGGCGCATACGGTTTTGTTTTTTCTGGAGAAGATGAGCAGCAGCATCAATTTGTCTTTAAATTCTCTAGAATAAACCTACCGCAACATGTTCAAGACAGGTTAGAAGAAGAAGCTGATATTCAACAACACCTACACCATAGCCGCATTCCACAAGTAATTGAATATCGAAAAATCAAACGTCAATGTATTTTACAGATGACCCGTGCTCCAGGCATTAATTTAGAAGAGTATTCTCATCTTCATGGCCCTTTGTTGCCAGAGTTGGTTGTTAATATTGCGATTCAACTGGGTGAAATACTGATCTATTTGCGTAATTCGAGTCTTCACTCAACCAATAAGCCATACGTACATGGCGATATTAAACCGTCGAATGTGGTTTATGATGAATCCACTGACAAAGTTTATTTAGTGGATTGGGGGTCGTCAGTTGCCGCGCAGCAAGACGTTAATGGCCAAAGTACAGCCACTAACGTCATGGATTTGATGAGCAGTGATTTGCAAAACAGTAACGCAAGGCTTGGTGATGTCTACTTTATAGGACCGGAACAGCTTAATGGTGGACTGTCTTCGCCACGATTTGATGAACAAGGTCTCGCTGCAACTTTGTATGCGCTGGCATCAGGGCAATCATGTCGATATGGCAAAGATGTGATTTCCGCCAGCGCATTGGGATTACCAAGAGTGTTGGCAAAAATGATAGACGGCATGCTTAGTGGTAATGATCAAACTCGTGCCCGAGCGGGCGACTATTTTTTTAATAATTTGCACTACTTAAAACAATTGGTGTTGGCAAAACCTAAAGCAATAGTGCCATCAGAGCCTATGATCCCTGTGTGGTGTAAATCAACACTAGATGATGAGTTAATCGATACCGTGGTCTATGGCTCTCGAAAATCGTTTCTGCGCGAACAAAGTGAAGGAGAGGCCCTTTCTACAGTTGATGATGTCCAATTAGAAAAATACTACAAGAATTACTTAATGGGCATGGGGGATACAGAAAAAGCGTTTATTGCTGCTGTGAGTAGATTGGGAAACTTTCCCGTTGTTGGTGGCCTCGCCATACGTTGGGAAAAAGATGGTGTTTATATAGATTCCAATTTGACCATGTTTAATCCATCTCTAAAAGCGTCTTTTCATAGTGCGGTGAATAATATGGTTCATTTAGCGCAAGGCATTTTCAGGGTTGGTATGTTTAAAAGCTGCCTGTTTAACGCCCGTAATACGCTGCATGTGGAACGTGATAATGAAAAAGAGTCTTTTGTCCCTACGTTTGAGCAATTTATTCCATTTGACGTCAGTGTGGTTCCCGAGCTTGACGATATTACCAAGCTACACTCGTATTTTGAGGACGGGAAAGATCCGGATGAATATTTGTACCTACCTGACGTTATTATGGCGGAGCTTGCTAAATTGAATTTAATTCATCACACCGGTTGTATTATTTTTGAGGTGTTGCCGACTCACTTGAAAATTCATAGCTATTTGATGCTATTAAACCATGAGAAACGTGAAGAGTTTGCGCAATGTTTAGATAACATAATGAAATTACTACCTACAATTAAAGGTAACGGTATTTCTGGGTTTATGAAGCTTCCATATAAAGACACACGTTTCTTTGAACACCTAAATACATTGCCAGAAAAGTACTATCCGAAAAACCCCAGAAAAGTAATTAATGACTAG
- a CDS encoding VOC family protein, giving the protein MMENQQTGEQAWLDLTVDNAEEIKSFYQDVIGWKSEAVSMGEYEDFTMISAESRQAVSGICHARGGNKDLPPMWLPYFLVEDVASATEQVKLQGGHLVTPIKTMGKDKYVVIKDPAGAACALYQKG; this is encoded by the coding sequence ATGATGGAAAATCAGCAAACAGGTGAACAGGCTTGGTTAGATCTAACTGTTGATAACGCAGAGGAGATAAAGTCTTTCTATCAAGACGTAATTGGATGGAAGAGCGAAGCAGTATCAATGGGTGAGTACGAAGACTTTACCATGATAAGTGCAGAGTCAAGGCAGGCTGTTAGCGGTATTTGCCATGCACGTGGTGGCAACAAAGATTTGCCACCGATGTGGCTCCCGTATTTCTTAGTGGAAGACGTGGCCAGTGCGACTGAACAAGTAAAATTGCAGGGAGGTCATTTAGTCACACCGATTAAAACCATGGGCAAAGACAAATATGTTGTTATCAAAGATCCCGCTGGCGCTGCCTGTGCTTTGTATCAAAAAGGTTAA
- a CDS encoding anti-phage deoxyguanosine triphosphatase: MQKSWLDRRLNKVSERQQDHRSPFQRDRARILHSAAFRRLQSKTQVIGSGQSDFYRTRLTHSLEASQIGSGISSQLRSKYPELTSQFFPDDDTLIESICLAHDIGHPPFGHGGEVALHYMMREHGGFEGNGQTLRIVSKLEPFSEHHGMNLSRRTLLGLIKYPQTLDVLQNKPDVIEPTNLRGLKASDWHPPKGLYVDDNDIIDWVFSPLSESDRALFQSIKKREHQHFKTVYKSLDCSIMELADDIAYGIHDLEDAIVTDVVNRNDFDEHVIEKLKSIDDKWLVQYCDGLTERMFSAQHHLQKDAIGGLVNYLITAIELKLVDTGDGQFIEPLLKYNAQLPSEKAKVLQIFKDFVFQFVIKQPSIQRIEYRGQQIVMELFEALASDPTRLLSPNTVKRWQHAGEKGENQHRIIADYVSGMTDDYATKLYQTLFLPLNTSSHPESTM, translated from the coding sequence ATGCAAAAATCATGGTTAGATCGTCGTTTGAATAAAGTAAGTGAACGTCAACAAGATCACCGCAGCCCTTTTCAACGGGACAGAGCAAGGATATTACATTCAGCCGCCTTTCGGCGATTGCAGTCGAAAACACAAGTCATTGGTAGTGGTCAAAGCGATTTTTATCGTACACGCTTGACCCATTCGCTCGAGGCCTCTCAAATAGGCTCCGGGATTAGTTCTCAATTACGGTCAAAATACCCTGAACTAACAAGCCAGTTTTTTCCTGACGATGATACTTTAATTGAGTCTATTTGCTTGGCACATGATATCGGTCACCCGCCCTTCGGTCACGGTGGTGAAGTGGCGTTACATTATATGATGAGAGAGCATGGTGGGTTTGAGGGGAATGGTCAAACGTTAAGAATCGTATCAAAACTAGAGCCTTTTAGTGAACATCATGGTATGAATTTGTCACGTAGGACTTTACTTGGCTTGATAAAATACCCTCAAACGCTTGATGTATTACAAAATAAACCTGATGTCATTGAGCCAACAAATTTACGTGGATTGAAAGCCAGTGATTGGCATCCTCCTAAAGGATTGTACGTTGATGATAACGATATAATCGATTGGGTTTTTTCTCCACTTAGCGAAAGCGATCGAGCCTTATTTCAATCCATTAAGAAAAGAGAGCATCAACACTTTAAGACCGTCTACAAATCACTTGATTGTTCGATCATGGAACTAGCTGATGATATTGCCTATGGCATTCATGACCTTGAAGATGCAATTGTAACCGACGTAGTGAATCGCAATGACTTTGACGAACATGTAATTGAAAAGCTTAAAAGTATTGATGACAAATGGTTGGTGCAATATTGCGATGGACTGACCGAAAGAATGTTCTCGGCACAACATCACCTGCAAAAGGACGCAATTGGCGGCTTGGTAAATTACCTTATTACCGCAATTGAACTTAAACTAGTTGATACTGGTGACGGGCAATTTATCGAGCCTTTATTAAAATACAATGCACAGCTCCCATCAGAAAAAGCTAAAGTACTGCAAATATTCAAAGACTTTGTCTTTCAATTTGTTATCAAACAACCGTCTATTCAGCGAATAGAATATCGCGGACAACAAATTGTCATGGAATTATTTGAGGCACTTGCCTCAGATCCAACTCGGCTACTTTCACCGAATACTGTTAAAAGGTGGCAACATGCGGGTGAAAAAGGTGAAAACCAACATCGCATTATTGCAGATTATGTCTCAGGAATGACTGATGATTATGCAACAAAACTGTACCAAACACTGTTCTTGCCGCTTAATACCAGCTCACACCCAGAATCTACAATGTAG
- a CDS encoding substrate-binding periplasmic protein, protein MSKLKWIKNRITLLASVAFFVAGYCAMSYSKPFDDREVVTLIAGMVKPPFIIEENGKGLQLEIIREAFKLSEIEVNFVHVPLARHQSSYQKLNFDGIITMRETQELDGIHFSNPYIFYENVALSLSANKFSIEQVMDLSGKRVAAFQNATKFLGAEYQAAIAQSCHYQEFADQFKQMRNLFENKSDIVIADVNIYNYFRKIRRGGIYNKSVSVHHIFPMRGYVAGFRDKIIRDKFIKGVAKLKSNGQYLEILARYQDDKGQFSKVMH, encoded by the coding sequence TTGAGTAAGTTAAAATGGATTAAAAATCGGATAACTCTGCTAGCTAGTGTTGCTTTTTTCGTCGCTGGCTATTGTGCGATGTCTTATAGTAAACCGTTTGATGATCGTGAAGTTGTTACGTTAATTGCAGGAATGGTTAAGCCGCCTTTTATTATTGAAGAAAATGGTAAAGGCCTACAGCTAGAAATCATACGAGAAGCGTTCAAATTGAGTGAAATTGAGGTCAATTTTGTTCATGTTCCTCTTGCTCGGCATCAATCAAGTTATCAAAAATTGAATTTTGATGGCATTATTACTATGCGTGAGACGCAAGAGCTTGATGGCATTCATTTTTCTAACCCTTATATTTTTTATGAAAATGTCGCATTAAGCTTAAGTGCGAATAAATTCTCTATTGAGCAAGTAATGGATTTGAGCGGCAAGCGTGTCGCAGCATTCCAAAATGCGACTAAATTCTTAGGGGCCGAGTATCAGGCAGCAATTGCGCAATCGTGCCATTACCAGGAGTTTGCTGATCAATTTAAACAAATGCGTAACCTTTTTGAAAATAAATCGGACATCGTTATTGCTGATGTCAATATTTATAATTATTTCCGTAAAATAAGGCGAGGCGGCATTTACAATAAATCAGTTTCAGTTCACCACATCTTCCCTATGCGAGGTTATGTCGCAGGCTTTAGGGATAAGATCATCCGTGATAAATTTATCAAAGGCGTTGCCAAGTTAAAATCTAATGGACAATATTTGGAAATTCTCGCTCGTTATCAGGACGATAAAGGACAATTTTCTAAAGTAATGCACTAA
- a CDS encoding LysR family transcriptional regulator, whose protein sequence is MDKIFRAKSTLEQWRILQSVVDYGGYAKAAEKLNKSQSSLNHAVAKLQTQLGIQLLEIKGRKAFLTNAGETMLRRARQILQDVEALESLADTLNKGWEPEITCSVELIYPKEILYQILKQFLPQSRGSRIKIIDAVISGSEEAINEKTVDLAITNIVPKGHLANTLCSVKMIPVTSINNTEISSDEISQDQLANSLQIVISDTGKAKRSQGWLKAEQRWTVANFHEALSILATDIGFCWIPESIAKPYLTRKEIRKIKIKHYDERHIPLHLVIPDRDNVGPATLLLEKLFYQYHQLEC, encoded by the coding sequence ATGGATAAAATATTCAGGGCCAAATCTACGCTTGAACAGTGGCGCATACTGCAATCTGTAGTAGATTACGGCGGTTATGCCAAAGCCGCCGAAAAACTCAACAAAAGTCAGTCTTCGCTAAATCACGCCGTCGCTAAATTGCAAACACAACTGGGCATTCAATTACTGGAGATCAAAGGAAGAAAGGCCTTTCTCACCAATGCTGGTGAAACCATGTTACGTCGTGCGAGGCAAATTTTACAAGACGTTGAAGCGCTTGAATCTCTAGCTGACACATTGAACAAAGGCTGGGAACCTGAAATCACTTGCTCTGTTGAATTAATCTACCCAAAAGAAATTTTATATCAAATACTTAAACAATTTTTACCACAAAGTCGTGGTAGTCGCATAAAAATCATCGACGCTGTCATTTCCGGAAGCGAAGAGGCTATTAATGAAAAAACCGTCGACCTTGCAATAACGAATATAGTACCTAAAGGACATCTCGCGAATACGTTATGCTCGGTAAAAATGATCCCGGTGACAAGCATCAACAATACCGAAATAAGTTCTGATGAAATTAGCCAAGACCAGCTAGCAAATTCACTGCAAATCGTTATCAGTGATACAGGAAAAGCTAAAAGATCTCAGGGTTGGCTAAAAGCAGAACAGCGATGGACAGTTGCAAATTTTCATGAGGCCTTATCTATTTTGGCGACAGATATAGGGTTTTGTTGGATACCAGAGTCAATTGCCAAGCCTTATCTGACGCGCAAAGAAATCCGAAAAATCAAAATAAAGCACTATGATGAACGCCATATTCCTTTACATTTAGTGATCCCTGATCGGGACAATGTAGGGCCCGCCACATTACTACTGGAAAAACTATTCTATCAATACCACCAGTTAGAATGCTAA
- the cmoB gene encoding tRNA 5-methoxyuridine(34)/uridine 5-oxyacetic acid(34) synthase CmoB — MNQFNTFYQSIAVNRLSHWLNTLPSQLDDWQRNHLHGEFKHWQKTLDALPQTTPSTLDLSHSVTAGIRSDINEGEYKRLESLLKKLKPWRKGPYHIHGLHIDTEWRSDFKWDRLVPHISDLKDRYVLDIGCGSGYHLWRMRGEGAKFVVGIDPTQLFVMQFNAIQHFIKDTNVNLLPLGVEQLPELKAFDTVFAMGVLYHRRSPIDFLYQLKSQLNKGGELVLETLIVNGDENTVLVPGERYAKMRNVWFLPSGEAMCAWLERCGFKNVRMVNTDITAVEEQRKTDWIDTESLSDFLDPNDETKTIEGYPAPQRAIFIANT, encoded by the coding sequence ATGAATCAATTTAACACGTTTTATCAATCTATCGCGGTTAATCGTTTAAGTCATTGGCTTAATACCTTACCCAGCCAACTCGATGACTGGCAACGCAATCACTTACATGGCGAATTTAAGCATTGGCAGAAAACCTTAGATGCACTGCCGCAAACCACGCCAAGCACTTTGGATTTAAGTCACTCAGTGACCGCTGGAATTCGTTCAGACATAAATGAAGGCGAATATAAACGCCTTGAAAGCTTGCTCAAAAAACTGAAACCATGGCGTAAGGGACCGTACCATATTCACGGTTTGCATATAGATACCGAATGGCGTTCTGATTTTAAGTGGGATCGATTAGTCCCTCACATCAGCGATTTAAAAGATCGCTACGTTTTAGATATCGGTTGTGGCAGTGGTTATCATTTATGGCGCATGCGCGGTGAAGGGGCAAAATTTGTTGTAGGTATCGACCCCACTCAGTTGTTTGTTATGCAATTTAATGCCATACAACATTTCATTAAAGATACCAACGTCAACTTGTTGCCTTTAGGTGTTGAGCAACTACCTGAATTAAAGGCATTTGATACTGTCTTTGCCATGGGCGTGTTATATCATCGCCGTTCGCCGATAGATTTTTTATACCAATTGAAATCTCAACTGAACAAAGGGGGTGAGCTTGTCCTCGAAACTTTGATTGTCAACGGCGATGAAAATACAGTATTGGTTCCTGGCGAGCGCTACGCAAAAATGCGAAATGTTTGGTTTTTACCAAGCGGTGAGGCCATGTGTGCTTGGCTAGAACGTTGTGGCTTTAAAAACGTTCGCATGGTTAATACTGACATCACAGCTGTCGAAGAGCAAAGAAAGACGGATTGGATTGATACAGAATCCTTAAGCGACTTCCTTGACCCTAACGATGAGACAAAAACCATTGAAGGTTACCCTGCTCCACAACGTGCCATTTTTATAGCAAATACATAA